From Bradyrhizobium sp. AZCC 1610:
GCGTTTCGGCCGCAGTGTTTCTCGTCATCGGCGCAGGCATTTTCGGCGTGGCATTCGGCGTCATTCGTCCCATCGCGGAAATGACCGAGGTGATGAAGGGCCTTGCCGGCGGCGACCTCAACGTCTCGGTCCCGGCGCTCAGCCGCGGCGATGAAGTGGGCGCCATGGCGCGCGCGGTCCAGGTCTTCAAGGATAACGCGCTGCGCGTTCAGTCGATGGAACAGGAGCAGGCCGGCCTGAAGCTGAAGGCGGAAGGCGACCGCAAGGCCGCGATGCAGCAGATGGCGGACGGCTTTGATTCCGCGATCGGAAAAATCATCCAGACCGTATCGACCGCCTCGTCCGAACTCGAATCATCGGCCGGACAACTGACCAAGACCGCCGAAGTGACCCAGGTGCTCTCGGCGACGGTCGCCGCCGCCTCGGAGCAGTCCTCGGCCAACGCGCAGTCCGCGGCTGCGGCGGCGGACCAGATGGCTTCATCGGTGTCGGAGATCGGCCGCCAGGTCCAGGATTCGCACAAGATCTCGCGTGAGGCGGTGAGTCAGGTCGAGCAGACCAATGCGCGGATCGCCGATCTCGCCCAGTCCGCCAGCCGGATCGGCGAAGTGGTCAAAATGATCAGCGCGGTGGCCGAGCAGACCAACCTCCTGGCGCTGAACGCCACGATCGAAGCGGCGCGCGCCGGCGAGGCGGGACGGGGATTTGCCGTCGTCGCATCCGAAGTCAAGGCGCTTGCCGCGCAGACTGCGAAGGCGACCGAGGAAATCAGCGAGCAGATCGGGCAGATGCAATCGGCGACCAATCAGTCGGTATCTGCCATTCAGGAAATCGGCGGCACGATCGGCCGCATCGCGGAAATCTCGCAGGCGATCGCGGCAGCCGTG
This genomic window contains:
- a CDS encoding methyl-accepting chemotaxis protein, with protein sequence MTLRLTISRAILIFGLVTALGLGAVIATSVYGLSQLKVGGPLYNQIKLGNDLIADILPPPEYVIEAYLEATLVLHDPAQLSAHRDRIAQLKKEYDERHDFWVKSDLDPTLKTKLVEKSDSEVRRFWTAIQQGLLPALARGDGAAAAKSYAEITARYTAHRAIIDDIVKQTNDQNAATEVAATGRVSTFTLLLWGVSAAVFLVIGAGIFGVAFGVIRPIAEMTEVMKGLAGGDLNVSVPALSRGDEVGAMARAVQVFKDNALRVQSMEQEQAGLKLKAEGDRKAAMQQMADGFDSAIGKIIQTVSTASSELESSAGQLTKTAEVTQVLSATVAAASEQSSANAQSAAAAADQMASSVSEIGRQVQDSHKISREAVSQVEQTNARIADLAQSASRIGEVVKMISAVAEQTNLLALNATIEAARAGEAGRGFAVVASEVKALAAQTAKATEEISEQIGQMQSATNQSVSAIQEIGGTIGRIAEISQAIAAAVEEQGAATQEISRNVQQAAQGATQVAGSITDVNRGATDTGAASTHVHGLAQSLLGQSNHLKGEVEKFLSTVRAA